One window from the genome of Deltaproteobacteria bacterium encodes:
- a CDS encoding alpha/beta hydrolase: protein MNGEKFIDVDGIRTRYFDAGSGPVIVLFHGGHFGSHDAADCAEDWSLNFVELSKWFRVIAVDRIGQGFTDNPKRDEDYTYAAVTDHAYRFIKALGLKEVHPVGHSRGAYLVARLTLEHPELFKTCILVDTNTLAPGISKNETVMANPPQPRLSRESQRWILQKYSYGHEHITEEWLDVMMRVAATAKYQDAVKKMEDVGLRTTRFLPHLARQKDETLGIIRDRGLGKPTLLAWSYQDPTATIDQGYALFDLITRNTPDSRMYIYNRSGHFSYREHPAEFNEMLRSFIQRVV, encoded by the coding sequence ATGAACGGTGAAAAATTCATTGATGTTGACGGTATCCGCACGCGTTACTTCGATGCCGGCAGCGGGCCGGTTATCGTGCTGTTCCACGGCGGCCATTTCGGCTCCCATGACGCCGCCGATTGCGCCGAGGACTGGAGCTTGAACTTCGTCGAGTTGTCAAAATGGTTCCGCGTCATCGCCGTCGACAGAATCGGCCAGGGTTTCACGGACAATCCGAAGCGCGACGAAGATTATACCTACGCAGCCGTCACCGACCACGCGTATCGGTTTATCAAGGCATTGGGGCTGAAAGAGGTTCATCCGGTGGGGCATTCCCGTGGCGCATACTTGGTCGCCCGGCTGACCCTAGAACATCCCGAGCTCTTCAAAACTTGTATCCTGGTGGACACCAACACGTTGGCGCCAGGAATCAGTAAAAACGAAACGGTCATGGCCAATCCGCCGCAACCGCGCCTGAGCCGCGAAAGTCAGCGCTGGATCTTGCAGAAATATTCCTACGGCCATGAGCATATCACCGAGGAATGGCTCGACGTGATGATGCGCGTGGCGGCTACCGCGAAGTATCAGGACGCGGTAAAAAAAATGGAAGATGTCGGCCTGCGCACGACCCGCTTCCTGCCGCATTTGGCGCGGCAGAAAGACGAGACGCTAGGCATCATTCGAGACCGCGGCCTCGGCAAACCGACCTTGTTGGCCTGGTCCTATCAGGATCCGACCGCGACCATCGACCAGGGCTACGCGTTATTTGACTTAATTACCCGCAACACACCCGACTCGCGCATGTACATTTACAACCGCAGTGGCCATTTTTCCTACCGCGAGCATCCGGCGGAGTTTAACGAGATGCTGCGCAGCTTCATCCAGCGCGTGGTCTAG
- a CDS encoding ABC transporter permease — protein MDSMQSLTLESATEKSAALAKRMPRLHVKAFTGGVIVIAFILIGIFGPLVAPHDPNRQELTAMMKAPQGVGASNVLGTDNLGRDIFSRVIHGARVSLLIAFAVVFVSGFIGVSLGAISGYFGGKVDFLIQKLVEVVWAFPPLLLGITIMAFLGQGLFNLILALVAQRWIPYCRVVRGQTLSLRSRDFVTAARSLGSGHLTIILRHIIPNLIQTSLVIGTFAMASSIIAEASLSFLGVGVPPAIPTWGTMLADARIYISTAWWLPLFPGACIFITVLGINLLGDGLRDLLDPRLKRTGSGI, from the coding sequence ATGGACTCTATGCAGTCGTTGACCCTCGAATCCGCTACTGAAAAATCCGCTGCTCTGGCGAAGCGGATGCCGCGGCTCCACGTCAAAGCGTTCACCGGCGGCGTGATCGTCATCGCCTTCATCCTGATCGGCATCTTCGGCCCGCTCGTCGCGCCCCACGATCCCAACAGGCAAGAGCTCACGGCGATGATGAAAGCGCCCCAAGGCGTCGGCGCGTCAAACGTTCTCGGCACCGACAATTTAGGCCGCGATATTTTTAGCCGGGTGATTCACGGCGCGCGGGTATCGCTGTTGATCGCCTTCGCCGTGGTCTTCGTCTCTGGATTTATCGGCGTTAGTCTCGGCGCGATCTCCGGTTATTTTGGCGGCAAGGTCGATTTTTTGATTCAGAAACTGGTCGAAGTCGTCTGGGCCTTTCCACCTCTGCTGCTCGGCATCACGATCATGGCGTTTCTCGGCCAAGGATTATTTAATTTAATTCTCGCGCTGGTCGCCCAGCGTTGGATTCCCTACTGCCGCGTCGTGCGCGGTCAGACATTGTCACTGCGCAGCCGCGATTTTGTCACCGCGGCGCGGTCCCTCGGCTCGGGACATTTGACGATCATCCTGCGCCATATCATCCCCAACTTGATTCAAACCTCGCTGGTGATCGGCACTTTCGCCATGGCATCGTCGATCATCGCCGAGGCGAGTTTGAGCTTTCTCGGCGTCGGCGTGCCGCCGGCAATTCCCACCTGGGGCACCATGCTCGCCGACGCGCGCATCTACATCAGCACCGCCTGGTGGCTGCCGCTCTTTCCGGGCGCGTGTATCTTCATCACCGTGCTCGGCATCAACCTGCTCGGCGACGGCCTGCGCGATCTGCTCGATCCGCGGCTCAAGCGGACGGGGAGCGGAATATGA
- a CDS encoding ABC transporter permease, protein MISYLLRRLAGTIPVLLLISLLVFLLIHAAPGDPTLMLLGEETNAAEVARAKERWGLDQPLYVQYWKFLRSAAGGDFGKSFKYAEPVLNVIKTRLPATIELAFFAIVIATLLAIPLGVWAGARPNSWIDNLGTTFGLFGISMPSFWLAIMLILLLAGVLNILPTSGRSTYGIAGPEQSGFYIFDSVMQKNWPAVWDALTHLLLPALALGVNMLGILMRVTRSSILEVMNEDFIRTARAKGLRENHVVWRHVSSNALIPVITVVGLELGTLLSGSIIVETVFAWPGGGSLLITALNARDYPLVTGLVMTYTLAFVMINLIIDGLYAVVDPRIRY, encoded by the coding sequence ATGATCAGCTATCTCCTGCGCCGCCTCGCCGGCACCATCCCCGTTCTTCTGCTGATCAGCCTACTGGTCTTCTTACTAATCCACGCCGCCCCCGGCGATCCGACTCTGATGTTGCTCGGTGAAGAAACCAACGCCGCCGAGGTTGCCAGAGCCAAAGAACGCTGGGGACTCGACCAGCCTCTCTATGTGCAGTACTGGAAGTTTTTGCGGTCGGCCGCCGGCGGCGACTTCGGCAAATCGTTCAAATACGCCGAGCCGGTTTTAAATGTCATCAAGACACGCCTACCGGCGACCATCGAGTTGGCATTTTTCGCGATCGTCATTGCCACCCTGCTCGCCATTCCGCTCGGCGTCTGGGCCGGCGCGCGGCCCAACTCTTGGATCGACAACCTCGGCACCACCTTCGGCCTGTTCGGCATCAGCATGCCGAGCTTCTGGCTGGCGATCATGCTGATCCTGTTGCTCGCCGGCGTGTTGAATATTCTGCCGACCTCCGGGCGCAGCACCTACGGCATCGCCGGGCCGGAGCAGAGCGGCTTTTACATTTTCGACAGCGTCATGCAAAAAAATTGGCCGGCGGTGTGGGACGCGCTGACACACTTGCTTCTCCCGGCGCTGGCGTTGGGTGTGAACATGCTGGGCATTCTCATGCGCGTGACGCGTTCTTCCATCCTTGAAGTGATGAACGAAGATTTCATCCGCACCGCGCGGGCCAAGGGACTGCGCGAGAACCATGTCGTCTGGCGCCACGTCAGCAGCAACGCGCTGATCCCGGTGATCACCGTCGTCGGCCTTGAACTGGGCACGCTGCTCAGCGGCTCGATCATCGTCGAAACGGTTTTCGCCTGGCCCGGCGGCGGCAGTTTACTGATCACGGCGCTAAACGCGCGCGACTATCCCTTGGTAACGGGGCTGGTGATGACCTACACGCTGGCGTTTGTAATGATTAATTTAATCATCGATGGACTCTATGCAGTCGTTGACCCTCGAATCCGCTACTGA
- a CDS encoding peptide ABC transporter substrate-binding protein, whose amino-acid sequence MLTRTKHYFVISFTAVAFLLGSSGGVMAQTRISIGVTETIDAYNPYGDSVSLMYGIWSEITGPFCTYNYTKGEFEGRLAEKWKVENPTTWVFYLNKNYQFNDGSPVTADDVVHSIMTRIIKDPQAKQKASVAPFVVNAEATDKMTVKVTTNKPIAPLLDFFCDRLIVTSKAMYDKYGRDVADKDHMIGAGPYRLKELIPGQRLVLAKNPNHPEAKKHPRAPDEVVYRIMRETEQRVTALLNDEIQIGQFVPPHLRARVEKVPSLRIAQTDSIEIMFLAMQPKPPFDKKEVRQAVCHAINRDQIIGTLLEGFASRLDGPLGPGQYGYDPNLKPKLSYDPEKAKKLLAQAGFAGGIDVELQTPVGRYTLDKQLSEAMIPMLNAVGIRAKLSTPEWATLWGNVQKGTVPFYYMGRGSIQDPSPAFHQYFHTGETPRIGYSNPKVDELLDKEQQEFDPKKRRQYLSQAMSIITEDAPACFMWRHKLLWGLNRRVDYNPLPDSRVYAIDIAVKK is encoded by the coding sequence ATGCTCACCAGAACGAAACATTACTTCGTGATCAGTTTTACCGCAGTCGCCTTTCTCTTAGGCAGCAGCGGCGGCGTCATGGCGCAAACACGGATTTCGATCGGCGTCACGGAAACCATCGACGCTTATAACCCCTATGGCGACAGCGTTTCGCTCATGTATGGCATCTGGAGCGAGATAACCGGGCCGTTTTGCACTTACAACTATACGAAGGGTGAATTCGAAGGCCGACTCGCCGAGAAATGGAAAGTGGAAAATCCAACAACATGGGTTTTCTATTTGAACAAGAACTACCAGTTCAACGACGGCTCGCCGGTAACCGCCGACGACGTGGTCCATTCGATCATGACCCGCATCATCAAAGATCCCCAAGCCAAACAAAAAGCCTCCGTTGCCCCTTTTGTCGTCAACGCAGAAGCCACCGACAAGATGACGGTGAAGGTGACCACCAACAAACCCATCGCTCCGCTGCTGGACTTTTTCTGCGACCGCTTAATCGTCACCAGCAAAGCGATGTACGACAAATACGGCCGCGACGTGGCCGATAAAGATCACATGATTGGCGCCGGTCCCTATCGCCTCAAAGAATTGATTCCGGGTCAGCGCTTAGTCTTGGCCAAGAACCCCAATCACCCCGAAGCCAAGAAACATCCCCGAGCGCCGGACGAAGTGGTGTATCGGATCATGCGCGAAACCGAGCAGCGAGTCACCGCTTTGCTCAACGATGAAATACAAATCGGCCAGTTCGTACCGCCCCATCTTCGTGCGCGGGTCGAGAAGGTGCCGAGTTTGCGCATCGCGCAGACAGACTCGATTGAGATCATGTTTCTCGCCATGCAGCCCAAACCACCCTTCGACAAGAAAGAAGTGCGCCAAGCCGTCTGCCACGCCATCAATCGCGATCAGATTATCGGAACGTTATTGGAGGGATTCGCGAGCCGGCTCGACGGGCCGCTCGGCCCCGGACAATATGGATACGATCCCAATCTAAAACCAAAGCTGAGCTACGATCCGGAAAAAGCGAAAAAGCTCTTGGCCCAGGCCGGATTCGCCGGCGGCATCGACGTCGAACTACAAACGCCGGTGGGACGCTATACTCTGGATAAGCAACTCAGCGAAGCGATGATACCGATGCTCAACGCGGTTGGCATCCGCGCTAAGCTCTCAACACCCGAGTGGGCAACGCTCTGGGGCAACGTGCAGAAGGGCACGGTCCCGTTCTACTACATGGGCCGAGGCTCGATCCAAGACCCCAGCCCGGCATTTCATCAATACTTCCACACCGGTGAAACACCGCGCATCGGCTATTCCAATCCAAAAGTTGACGAACTTCTCGATAAGGAACAACAGGAGTTCGATCCCAAAAAACGGCGGCAGTATTTGTCGCAAGCGATGAGCATCATCACTGAAGACGCCCCAGCCTGTTTCATGTGGCGGCATAAGTTGCTGTGGGGCTTGAACCGCAGAGTCGACTACAACCCGTTACCCGATTCGCGCGTGTATGCAATCGACATAGCGGTAAAGAAGTAG